TTTCAACAGCTGAGCTTCTGTAGTAAAATGAAAGTAGCCCTATGGCTATACAGTATGTTCTTAGCAGTACAATGTACTGGAAATGCAGCTACGTTTGTCCACTACAACTCCACTATACAGGTGTCAGGTCTTGCTGTCTCTATGCGTAGCAGTGCGACCACACTGTGTTCCATACCTTCTCTATGCAATGACCACCACAGtaacaacccaattgagatggcgtTCAACTAAACGTAGAAATGAGAGTGGAGTGAAagtgaatggaggaggaggaggaggagagagactgaaccgACCAATTGGAAGTTATTGAGAAGGTGATCTACATCGACGTCATCATAGCTCTCTAGAAACGAGGGCTCACTTCTGGATTCTTCTTGCATGGGAGGGTCTTCTTGACTGAAAAGACAAGAAGGGTACATTTGACTTTCCTCACACTGTGGAGGCACACTGCAAAAATGCACATGCGGAcatacacatgcatgcacactggcaaacacacaaTCCTTTATTGTGCTCTGTACTTGTTCCCACCTTCTCTTTCCTGTCAGAACTGAGTTAAGGTATTTCTTCACAGCCATCTGTTTGCGGAAGCGACTGTAGTTGTCTGTGAAAATGGCATCTGAGTGGCGCTTCACTGGTacctggtcctccatcatgtcaTCACTGTGACAAATTAACCACAACACATTTTAGTCCATCATTTTTGAGACATTTGCTAACCTGTTTTGGCTTTTACTGAACTTAtccaataaatatttttttttaacccagAAGTAAATCACAATTGTGATGACAAATCTAATACAATTACAACAAATTAGATTATTAACCGTTTTCAAGGCAGATATGCAAATACAACTTTCTTAAGGATAACCTAATTTTTCAAAGAGACTAAAATCACAGAAATAGGCATACAGGAAGACAATTTTGTGGAATATATATTTGTGTCATGCTTCCTGACTCTAAATGTTTTCAATAAACCTGAATGTTCCTGAAAATATGTTATGAATATTATCATACTGCGCGCTAATCTGGAGGAAAAGCATAAACTACAGTCTACCTGACTCGCTTTCCAATCAAGGATTCCAGGTACCGCCGCGCCGACAGCTGTCCAAGAAGTTTGCTGTATCCACTTGTAAAGAGACCGTCTGCGTGTCTCGTCGGTCTGCCAACAGATTAAAACAGTTATTAGTCACACTGTCTAGCATAAATCTGGAAAGATGGTTTCGGAGTAATTTATGGGCAGAGCGTTTCAATAGGCTAATATTGGGGTAAAACAAATATGGGCGTATGTGATTACTCTTAAACAATACCAAAACGACACTAAGTCACCAGGCAGACATGATTTGTATCCTGACATTCAATATTCCATTAGAATaaattattattcattattattcatTACTTTCTTAATCATCCAGAGAACACAATCAATCAATATTCACTTATATGAAAGTAGCCGGTGGAAAAAAATTACATAACATTTCTCAAGACGTAAATGTTATTGTTAGAAAGTACTATTCTAGGATATAGTCGACGAATTAATTGTTGACTGTCTTGTTTATTGATGAACCCAGAGTTAGAATAAGTTAAAACACGTTAACACTATAGCCTATAATGTATTTGTCCATGATGATATACATTCCTATTGATACACATAAAGTTATTGGCCGATAGCCTATAATATAAAAAGTTAGTACATCGTTGCAGTTTTTGAACTCTTTGGCAAAAGTAACTAATGATGCTCTTTTAAACCTTTATGTCCGCATGCTTAATAGCGGTACTATTCCTACCTCATAGATGCATATGGCAAACACTGAGTCCGGGAATATAACACACTGCACAGGGCTATTAGGAAAAGGAGCTGGGAGCCGTTCCGTTGTAACATCGCTTTATACCTGTAAAAAGAGATATGGGTTTCATTCAATAATGTTTCTTTCAGATAGCCTACATTCTTATGGTCAATATGAAAACGACAATAATTCTTAAAATGATTGCCTCGTCATTCGGTACCCAATAATTCTTAAAATGATTGCCTCGTCATTCGGTACGCCTTTATGCACAGAAAAACAAGTTTATCAACACTTTCTATTGTGTTTCCCAGTGCCACCAGAAAACAAACACGTTGAGAATGAAGACAAATGTGCAGTTGCGCCCGTATCCAATTGGTGAGGACTTGTTTTCAACCTTTGAATGAACATTTGTTTATGTGATCAAATGCTATTGCCAATCAAAAATCATTCTTATATTTGAATCAATAACTATTTACAGTTATTAATTTGCTGGAAGATGGATACAATGACAAAAACTTCAGAATATAGAATGTGATGTGAAGCCTAACTGAAAAGAATATCTAACAAATATCATAATTATCAAAAACAAATAGCATCATCTGAAAAAAGTCTTACATTGTCTTTAGTAAATGATCTGCTGTTCCTCTTGGGTACCGGGTGCTGTCCAAGGTCCTGGAATGCTTTGTGTTTGTATCTCCTAGAGAAGTCACTGTTCAGTACCTCAGTTGCTTCTTCGCTGGTCAGCGTCTCTTACTATACCTTCAACCCTTCCCTCGTTTTATACATCTGAATACTTTTCATCAAGCAGGAAGGCAATCAGATTAGATCAGGGTTGATACGTCATATAAGTCCCATTGGGAGTGATGCATTCGTCATTGGCTTGTTGGCATGTTCATTCAAATCAACCTTATGGTAAAATGAGGTTTTGCTCATACAATAATTTCTTATTACATATCATGGGGGTTGACTCATCTTATATTATACACATTTGAAATGGTATAGGCCTAATAGTTATGAATAGGGGGAAACAAAGCACTTAGATACATAAACAGTGAAAATACCTTTTGACATTTGGTAAGCAAAGTAAATATAATGTTATACACAATGTGGACACAGTGGCGATTTCcatctccccagattgtatttccGGTACATAACTTGAAATTGGTTTATGTCATTTTGTGATATCTTGGACTATAACTCCCTCTGAGTGGTTGTACAGTGTCTGCATGATAGCCATGAAGAATAAAACAATTATTGAAACCATGAATAGTCTTTATCAGTTTCAGCACCTacatctccttccctttctcctcttctacctcacctctccacctctcccatctcatcATCTTTCtaatctatatcactctctcctcctaaccaCATTGTCTCTCCCAATATAATGACATTAAACATTGACATTCCTTTACACAATGCAGATAAAAGGCTCAGTTGACACAGATGTCAGATACTCTCATGGAATAACTTTGCACACTTCTATTACACAAGAACCAATCACATCCAAATCCCATCATCCCCTCATTAGGTTGAACTAAGTAAAGATGTGCACAGATGTTCTGATTGGAGAGAGTTTATTGAACAGAGTTTATCCCAGAGGGAATTAATACTATAGATTTTGTGATCTTATTTGTAGTCTGGTAGATGAAAGACCGTATGTATGGCTGTTGTGCTGGAATGTTGGTGGTTCCATGGGAAAATAGATCAATCATGTATATCTCTCAAGGCTCAAGTACTGACAAACGTGTTTCTATAACCCATAATGGTTTTGCGGGTTAACTTTAGTGAAAGGCTTCAGGTTTGAACCACAGTGTTGTACTTCGGCATCTGGATTCAGTATCAGCGTTGTACTCTAGTTTAGCTGTACTGATTCTCAGTGTTGGGTCCTATGTTTGCATCTCATGTCTTCAAGACTGGGTGACATTGTTGAATGCATCTCATATACTCAAGAATGGGTGGCTGTAGCCTTATCTCAACCAGCAGCCTCTGGAAGCCTAATCACAATTGTAATGTAATCATGCCAAACATCAAGTAGATTACGGACAAAGGACTGGGAAACATGCTCATTTAATTGACAGTGATGATTTAAAACAGAGTCTGGAAAGGACCCTGTCATACAGGAAACACAtgcattattttgttgaaatgtgCAGAATTTGCAAGTTCCATTGGATGAGCAAGTTATAGATCCTCATATACTACTGCGTTGCTGAAACCATACCTTTGGTGTTATGATGCACAGACTTTCCTCTCAGTCATCCAGCAATAATGTCAGCATCACGTCACATGAATATGGATAATACATTATGTGAGCTATAAATTGACCCTTTGTCATGCTCCAATACCTAATGGACAGAATACACAACAGAAAACACCTGGCCACGAGTCGGATGCTGGGGAATGCCACAACATGTTAGAGCCTTTTGTGGTTTAGATTATCTAGCCGCTGAATAATGGAGATGTGTTTGTTGCCAAATTGGCACTGACAGACTGTTTTACGGGCCAGGGTCTAATATGACAGGCAGCCACGCCCTCATGGTGAGTCAGTTTTACATAGTTTGCCTGAGGAACTCACTACCCAGTGGATTACTTTATCCCCATTTATGGGTTCCC
This genomic interval from Oncorhynchus keta strain PuntledgeMale-10-30-2019 chromosome 2, Oket_V2, whole genome shotgun sequence contains the following:
- the LOC118361655 gene encoding VIP peptides-like; the protein is MYKAMLQRNGSQLLFLIALCSVLYSRTQCLPYASMRPTRHADGLFTSGYSKLLGQLSARRYLESLIGKRVSDDMMEDQVPVKRHSDAIFTDNYSRFRKQMAVKKYLNSVLTGKRSQEDPPMQEESRSEPSFLESYDDVDVDHLLNNFQLPL